The following nucleotide sequence is from Natronosalvus caseinilyticus.
ACGATCCATCGGCGAACGACGGAAGGACAGGGTCCGCGCGTTCCTTGCTCGTCGAGAACGAAAGTGCCAGTCGGTAGCCGTCGTCGGTGACGAGCAAGAGGCCCAGCGACTCGAGGTCGTCGCGATAGTTGTAGACCGTCTTTGGGGAGACGTCGGCCCGATCGGCGAGCTCCATTTTCGAGATCGATTCGTCGGCTTCGAGCAGTCCCTTCACGATCTTGCCCGCCGAGTCCGTCCTGCGTTCGTCGGTGCCGAGATCGGGGACCAGGCAGTCGGCCTCAAGGTTCGCGAAGGCCGTCCGGAGTTCATCGGGACGGATCTCGCGGCGATCGGACTCCGGAGAGAGGTAGCGATGCAGGACGCGGGCGGCGTCCTGGGGCGTCTCGACAAGCGCGTGAGTCGTCGCGACGGCCTCGGCAGTCGGTCGAAGGTTCTTTCGAGAGAGGATGCGCTGGAGCGTGTTGGCGTAGGCGACTCGGCCGGGTTCCGAGCGAACCTCGATCGCGACGCCGAACTCGGGAGCGTCCTCGTGGACCTCTTTCGGTGACTCGAGACGGTCGCGAAGCGGTTCCTCAAGTTTGTGGACGTCGGGCCCACGGAGTATGAATGAGCCGATCAGGGAACCGGTCGGGTCGTCGGCGTCGACGGTGGGCGTCATGGCTGCCTCTCGCTTCTCCGTGCGGTCCTCGAAGAGTTGGCGGTAGCAGGCGTGGGCGCCGTACAGAGATTGGACGGCCGCCGCGTGAGCCAGTGAGTCGGCAAAGGCCTCGCGTTTCTCGAGTTTTAGCCCCTCCGGAACGCGGATCTCGCGGTGGATCGAGATATCCAGTGCCTCGAGGATATGGACGATCGTGCCCCAGAGTCCGTGTGCGGAGCGGACGATCGCCGACCGGAACGAATCGCCGTCGTCGTACTCGCCTCGCTTGTACTGGGTCGTGAGGAGAGCGAGCTCGTCTCCCCACTCGATGAGGTTGTCCCGGAACGTCTGTCCGTCCTCGAGCGCTTCATCGGAGGCCGCACCGATACACCGTGCATCGCGAATAATCGAGGATGGGTCGTCGATCGACTCCAGTTGGGACGGCGTCAACACCCGGTCTACAAACTCCTCGCTGGCTAACGCCAGTGCACTGCTCACCGTCAGTGGCAGCGGTTCGCCTGCTCTCACAGCCACCACTGCCTCCCGGCGTTCATCGTCGTAACTCACGTACCGGGTCTTCTTTTCGTGGTCCTCAATCCCCCCGCGTACAAGCGTCAGGCCGCCGTTTTCCCCACATGCCGCCACCGCCGCGTGCGCCGCCGGGCCCAGGTAGCGGGTCCGGTAGTAGGCGGTGCTGTCCTGGTCGTCCCCTCCCCCACCCAATCCCGTTCCGGTGCATACACGGTCCTGTCTGTCTTGTTTACCGCCGCCATTAACGAAAGACGAAATCGACCGCTGTCTGGCGGTTTCACGTTCGAACGTCTCGAGGACCTGTTCACCGAGGGGCCGAAGCTCGACCTTCTTCGAACGCTGGGGACCGAAGCGGTTCACGAGATCGTCGTCGACGAACTGGCCGACGATCTGGCGAACACGCGAGTCGTTATCGCCCGGATAGAGGTCGTACAACTCCGCGTACGACAGGATACCACTCGGGTCGGCGTACAGTTCGCGGAGCATCGTGACCTCGAATGAGTCGGCCTCGAGGTCGGCGGCAATCGCCTTCGCAGCGTCATCGCCAGAGCGTCGAGTACGCTGACGACTGCACCACTCACTAACACCTGGGAGGTCGACGCGGTGGGAATCGACGACCTTCGAGAGGGTGAGGCCGCTCGCGACCACGCGGACATTGAAACTGTCGGCCAGAACGGCGAGCAGGTGACAGACGTCG
It contains:
- a CDS encoding HTH domain-containing protein, with translation MSDFDVLVCATCKQTWIHETGWRSQTSISCPHCGKERVPKKVKCEKTLGSWDAAAEWRSRYHAKEVDEAKLYNDFVLENGQYGQQEADLLERAESLVDSFDVDLEVSDYNRFEELVDVSMAEERERYADLVDAWCSEPGDEFADLVDLEDPDHELFESEIRDDLEAWAARPDRDALARGEVTPTDQPPVSTLAMLELDADATITSVWESLFEFESVRTALADSLRDLFAGADVASVYDALEDLGIPYWIRSEILNAARGDTNALGQLVGELVPSIHQSPMAATEDLLACAQLFAGTDGTLSVAVDNAWLESRRRDQRVDVCHLLAVLADSFNVRVVASGLTLSKVVDSHRVDLPGVSEWCSRQRTRRSGDDAAKAIAADLEADSFEVTMLRELYADPSGILSYAELYDLYPGDNDSRVRQIVGQFVDDDLVNRFGPQRSKKVELRPLGEQVLETFERETARQRSISSFVNGGGKQDRQDRVCTGTGLGGGGDDQDSTAYYRTRYLGPAAHAAVAACGENGGLTLVRGGIEDHEKKTRYVSYDDERREAVVAVRAGEPLPLTVSSALALASEEFVDRVLTPSQLESIDDPSSIIRDARCIGAASDEALEDGQTFRDNLIEWGDELALLTTQYKRGEYDDGDSFRSAIVRSAHGLWGTIVHILEALDISIHREIRVPEGLKLEKREAFADSLAHAAAVQSLYGAHACYRQLFEDRTEKREAAMTPTVDADDPTGSLIGSFILRGPDVHKLEEPLRDRLESPKEVHEDAPEFGVAIEVRSEPGRVAYANTLQRILSRKNLRPTAEAVATTHALVETPQDAARVLHRYLSPESDRREIRPDELRTAFANLEADCLVPDLGTDERRTDSAGKIVKGLLEADESISKMELADRADVSPKTVYNYRDDLESLGLLLVTDDGYRLALSFSTSKERADPVLPSFADGSFLEAVDELLIESLPPDRYGDPSDPIGGVLFWPQDPWALLDHEEYGPWIRLAAKLTGESSPSAEDSDLLMGPVNKQQPIKTAMRQASAD